A single genomic interval of Cucumis sativus cultivar 9930 chromosome 7, Cucumber_9930_V3, whole genome shotgun sequence harbors:
- the LOC101203091 gene encoding indole-3-acetic acid-induced protein ARG7, whose amino-acid sequence MSTGIGKSNNIRRIVSIRQMLQRWRKKARVTASSRRAGDAPSDVPAGHVAICVGSSCRRFVVRATYLNHPIFQKLLSQAEEEYGFRNQGPLAIPCEESVFEEVLRTVSRSESGRFLNLQDIRRRCHVDSPSGLLRESRPLLFDFADKSVYC is encoded by the coding sequence ATGTCGACCGGAATCGGTAAATCCAACAACATCCGCCGCATCGTGAGCATCCGCCAGATGCTGCAGCGGTGGAGGAAGAAGGCTCGAGTGACCGCGTCTTCTCGGCGCGCGGGTGATGCTCCGTCGGATGTTCCGGCGGGGCACGTGGCGATCTGTGTAGGAAGCAGTTGTAGAAGGTTCGTGGTTCGGGCTACTTATTTGAACCATCCAATCTTCCAGAAGCTCCTTTCGCAAGCGGAAGAGGAGTACGGATTCAGGAACCAAGGTCCTCTTGCGATTCCTTGTGAGGAGTCGGTTTTCGAGGAGGTTCTTCGGACCGTTTCCCGGTCTGAATCGGGTCGGTTTTTGAATCTTCAGGATATTCGTCGCCGCTGCCACGTCGACTCTCCGAGTGGTCTCCTCCGTGAGTCTCGGCCGTTGCTTTTTGATTTCGCCGATAAATCGGTTTACTGTTAG
- the LOC101203330 gene encoding auxin-responsive protein SAUR50, producing MAIPKPTALKQIVKRCSSLGRKQDPTATPPAYDGVPKGHFAVYVGQNRSRYVVPISLLTHPDFQCLLRLAEEEFGFRHHMGLTIPCEEVVFRSLTAALK from the coding sequence ATGGCCATTCCCAAACCCACCGCCCTCAAGCAAATCGTCAAGCGCTGCTCCAGTCTAGGCCGAAAACAAGATCCCACAGCCACTCCCCCGGCCTACGACGGCGTTCCCAAGGGACATTTCGCCGTCTATGTCGGCCAAAATCGGAGCCGATATGTCGTCCCCATCTCGCTCTTGACTCACCCCGATTTCCAATGCCTTCTCCGCCTTGCAGAGGAGGAATTCGGGTTTCGCCACCATATGGGCCTTACTATTCCTTGTGAAGAGGTGGTTTTCCGGTCACTCACCGCCGCTCTCAAATGA
- the LOC105436052 gene encoding auxin-responsive protein SAUR21: protein MGFRLINSPRKSSSTVPKGFLAVYVGETQKRRHVIPISYLKHPSFQDLLSKAEEEFGFDHPMGGLTIPCNEDVFFEVTSRLANC from the coding sequence ATGGGATTCCGTCTGATAAACAGCCCAAGGAAATCATCATCGACTGTTCCAAAGGGGTTTTTGGCTGTCTACGTTGGAGAGACACAAAAGAGACGACATGTGATACCGATTTCTTACTTGAAGCATCCATCGTTTCAAGATTTGTTGAGTAAAGCTGAAGAAGAGTTCGGATTCGATCATCCAATGGGGGGATTGACAATCCCTTGTAATGAAGATGTATTCTTTGAAGTCACTTCTCGCTTGGCTAATTGTTGA